In Candidatus Promineifilum breve, one genomic interval encodes:
- the recA gene encoding recombinase RecA codes for MATDQAKARALENTVATLTKRFGEGTIMRLGAGHNLHIQVVPTGSISLDIALGVGGVPRGRIIEIYGPESSGKTTLCQHIVAEAQKLGGICSFIDMEHALDPIYAARCGVDIDNLYVSQPDTGEQALEIADALIRSGTMDVVVIDSVAALVPRAEIEGEMGDTHVGLQARLMSQALRKLSGAIKQTNTVVIFTNQLREKIGVMFGSPETTPGGNALKFYASVRLDIRRIQAIKSGNDVIGNRTRVKVKKNKVAPPFTECEFDIMYNEGISKTGDVLDLAITHELLDKRGAFIRYGDILLGQGRENAKQYLAENKPMLVDLESRIRQKAGLPAIEA; via the coding sequence ATGGCAACCGATCAGGCAAAAGCACGCGCGCTGGAAAACACCGTCGCCACGCTGACCAAGCGTTTCGGCGAAGGCACGATCATGCGCCTCGGCGCGGGCCACAACCTCCACATCCAGGTTGTGCCCACCGGCTCCATCTCGCTCGACATCGCCCTGGGCGTCGGCGGCGTGCCCCGCGGCCGCATCATCGAAATCTACGGCCCCGAATCCTCCGGCAAGACCACCCTCTGCCAGCACATCGTCGCCGAAGCCCAAAAGCTCGGCGGCATCTGTTCCTTCATCGACATGGAGCACGCCCTCGACCCCATCTACGCCGCCCGCTGCGGCGTCGACATCGACAACCTCTACGTCTCCCAGCCCGACACCGGCGAGCAAGCCCTGGAGATCGCCGACGCCCTCATCCGCTCCGGCACGATGGACGTCGTCGTCATCGACTCCGTGGCCGCCCTCGTGCCGCGAGCCGAGATCGAAGGCGAGATGGGCGACACCCACGTCGGCCTCCAGGCGCGTCTGATGAGCCAGGCCCTGCGCAAGCTGTCGGGGGCCATCAAGCAGACCAACACCGTCGTCATCTTCACCAACCAGTTGCGCGAGAAGATCGGCGTCATGTTCGGCAGCCCGGAGACGACCCCCGGCGGCAATGCCCTCAAGTTCTACGCCTCGGTGCGGCTCGACATCCGCCGCATCCAGGCCATCAAGTCGGGCAACGACGTCATCGGCAATCGCACCCGGGTCAAGGTCAAGAAGAACAAGGTCGCCCCGCCCTTCACCGAGTGCGAGTTCGACATCATGTACAACGAAGGCATCTCCAAGACCGGCGATGTGCTGGACCTGGCGATTACCCACGAATTGCTCGACAAGCGCGGGGCTTTCATACGCTATGGGGATATTTTGCTCGGCCAGGGGCGCGAGAACGCCAAACAATACCTGGCCGAGAACAAACCGATGCTGGTCGATCTGGAAAGCCGGATTCGCCAGAAGGCCGGGCTGCCGGCTATCGAGGCTTAA
- a CDS encoding GNAT family N-acetyltransferase: protein MQLANSLTGEVGADGRARQATREDAAAIQRLLRMGGYVHVHVDWRTPGEWLGTPGFVVYEDGRPTREQRRNSRPGAAGITGCLAVAAEPLPAAWVRAAAVESTAAFNQAEAMLARLLPALDPAIEEIAWFLTDYWPLHWLERLGFVPVSEVLGYQKGDLAVPAFDAPPGLCLRPLLMEDLPALAAIEAAAFEPRWRHSAGDLYLAWRHSIGFDVALLDDEPVGFQFSTGGGGSAHLSRMTVRPDRQGLGIGAALLAGAIDNYRRQHISSLTLNTQTDNLASRRLYERFGYRLTGYSYPVWSYFPR from the coding sequence ATGCAATTGGCAAACTCGTTGACCGGCGAGGTGGGGGCGGATGGGCGCGCGCGGCAAGCCACGCGCGAGGATGCGGCGGCCATCCAGCGCCTCTTGCGCATGGGCGGCTACGTCCACGTCCACGTCGATTGGCGCACGCCGGGCGAATGGCTGGGGACGCCGGGGTTTGTCGTCTATGAAGATGGTCGCCCGACGCGGGAACAGCGGCGCAACAGCCGCCCCGGCGCGGCCGGCATCACCGGCTGTCTGGCCGTGGCCGCCGAGCCGCTACCGGCGGCCTGGGTGCGCGCCGCCGCCGTCGAATCGACGGCCGCCTTCAACCAGGCCGAGGCCATGTTGGCCCGCCTCCTGCCGGCGCTGGACCCGGCCATCGAGGAGATCGCCTGGTTCCTCACCGACTACTGGCCGCTCCATTGGCTGGAGCGGCTGGGCTTCGTGCCGGTCAGCGAGGTGTTGGGCTATCAAAAGGGCGATCTGGCCGTCCCCGCTTTCGATGCGCCCCCCGGCCTGTGCCTGCGTCCGCTGCTGATGGAAGATCTGCCCGCGCTGGCGGCCATCGAGGCCGCCGCTTTTGAGCCGCGCTGGCGACACAGCGCCGGCGATCTCTACCTGGCCTGGCGTCATTCCATCGGCTTCGATGTGGCGCTGCTCGATGATGAGCCGGTGGGCTTCCAGTTCAGCACCGGCGGCGGCGGCAGCGCCCATCTGTCGCGCATGACCGTCCGGCCCGACCGGCAGGGGCTGGGCATCGGCGCGGCGCTGCTGGCCGGGGCCATCGATAACTACCGGCGGCAACATATCAGTTCGTTGACCCTGAATACCCAGACCGATAATCTCGCTTCCCGGCGTCTCTACGAGCGCTTTGGCTATCGTCTGACCGGCTACTCGTACCCGGTCTGGTCTTATTTCCCGCGATGA
- a CDS encoding 4a-hydroxytetrahydrobiopterin dehydratase, which yields MARRKLTEKEIQTALEELTDWAVVDGKLHKAYKFGSFAQAIGWMVSVALFADKTDHHPEWRNVYNRVWVDLATHDLDDAISELDVKLARQMDKLAG from the coding sequence ATGGCACGCAGAAAGCTGACCGAAAAAGAAATCCAGACCGCCCTGGAGGAGCTGACCGATTGGGCGGTCGTGGACGGCAAATTGCACAAAGCTTACAAATTCGGCTCATTCGCCCAGGCCATCGGCTGGATGGTCAGCGTCGCCCTGTTCGCCGACAAGACCGACCATCACCCCGAGTGGCGCAACGTCTACAATCGCGTCTGGGTCGATCTGGCGACGCACGATCTGGACGACGCTATCAGCGAACTTGACGTTAAATTAGCCCGGCAGATGGACAAACTGGCCGGGTGA
- a CDS encoding ornithine carbamoyltransferase: MAFNLRNRSFLKELDFTPDELRFLLKLSADLKAAKYGGYEQQRLVGKNIALIFEKASTRTRCAFEVAAHDQGAHVTYLGPEGSQIGHKESMKDTARVLGRMYDGIEYRGFAQETVETLARYAGVPVWNGLTNEFHPTQILADILTMSEHSTRPLGEVAYCYMGDARFNMGNSLMVGGCKLGMDVRICAPRHLWPGDALIAACRDIAAATGARLTLTESVEEGVTGVDFIHTDVWVSMGEPDAVWEERIQLLKPYQVNAAALQLSGNPQVKFMHCLPAFHNRETKVGEQIFQKFGLDGMEVTEEVFESPASIAFDQAENRMHTIKAVMVATLGA, translated from the coding sequence ATGGCATTCAATCTTCGCAACCGCAGCTTTTTGAAAGAACTGGATTTTACCCCCGATGAACTTCGCTTTCTGCTGAAGCTCTCGGCCGACCTGAAGGCGGCCAAATACGGCGGCTATGAGCAACAGCGGCTGGTGGGCAAGAACATTGCCCTGATATTCGAGAAGGCTTCGACGCGCACGCGCTGCGCCTTCGAGGTGGCCGCCCACGACCAGGGGGCGCACGTCACCTATCTGGGGCCGGAGGGGTCGCAGATCGGCCACAAGGAGTCGATGAAGGACACCGCCCGCGTGCTGGGGCGCATGTATGACGGCATCGAGTATCGCGGCTTTGCCCAGGAGACAGTGGAGACGCTGGCCCGCTATGCCGGCGTGCCCGTCTGGAACGGGCTGACCAACGAGTTCCACCCGACGCAAATCCTGGCCGACATTCTGACCATGAGCGAACACTCGACCCGGCCGCTGGGCGAGGTCGCTTACTGCTACATGGGCGACGCGCGCTTCAATATGGGCAATTCGCTGATGGTCGGCGGCTGCAAGCTGGGCATGGACGTGCGCATCTGCGCCCCGCGCCATCTATGGCCGGGCGATGCATTGATCGCCGCCTGCCGCGACATCGCCGCCGCGACGGGTGCGCGCCTGACGCTGACCGAGAGCGTGGAGGAAGGCGTCACCGGCGTGGACTTCATCCATACCGACGTCTGGGTGTCGATGGGCGAGCCTGATGCGGTCTGGGAAGAGCGCATCCAGTTGTTGAAGCCGTATCAAGTGAACGCCGCGGCGCTTCAATTGAGCGGCAACCCGCAGGTGAAGTTCATGCACTGCCTGCCGGCCTTTCACAATCGCGAGACGAAGGTTGGCGAGCAGATTTTCCAGAAGTTCGGCCTCGATGGCATGGAGGTGACCGAAGAGGTCTTCGAGTCGCCGGCGTCCATCGCCTTCGATCAGGCCGAGAACCGGATGCACACCATCAAGGCGGTGATGGTGGCAACGCTGGGGGCGTGA